In Actinomycetota bacterium, the sequence GTCGGCGCCTACGCCTCGGTGGTGGCGCCGGGCCGAGTCGGGGTCGACGACCGCCTGCATTGGATCTGAGCCTCGATGGCGCGGTTCCTCGACGACGCAGATCTCACGATCAGCGTTGCGGGACTGCGCAAGTCGTACGGGGCCACGTTGGCCGTAGACGGTGTCGACCTCGCCGTCCGTCGCGGCGAGATCTTCGGGATCGTCGGCCCCAACGGCTCCGGGAAGACGACGACCGTGGAGTGCATTCAGGGCCTGCGCACGCCGGACGAGGGCATCCTCAACGTGCTGGGGTACGACCCGGTGCGGGATCGATCGCAATTGCGCACCCGCGTCGGCTGCCAGCTCCAGGACTCGGCCCTGCCGGAGAGGATCAAGGTGTGGGAAGCGCTCGACCTCTTTGCTTCTCTCGTTCCGGACCCGGCCGACACCGATCTGCTCCTCGAGGACTGGGGGTTGAAGCAGAAGCGGAGCGCGGCGTTTGCCGAGCTCTCCGGCGGGCAGCGCCAGCGGCTGTTCGTCGCCCTCGCACTCGTGAACCGGCCGGAGCTGGTCTTCCTCGACGAGATGACGACCGGCCTCGATCCTGCCGCCCGTCGCGTCGCCTGGGAGCTGATCCGCGAGGTACGCAGCCGCGGCTCCACCGTCGTGCTCGTCACCCACTTCATGGACGAGGCCGAGCATCTCTGTGACCGCGTCGCGGTGGTGCGAGCTGGCCGCGTCGTCGCCTGCGACTCACCCGCTGCGCTCGTCTCCAGGTTCGCATCGGGGATGACCGTCACCTTTTCGTGCCGGGAGACCGACCTCGGCTGGCTCGGCCACCTGCAGGGCGTCAGCGAGGTGCGCCGTGAGGGCGACAGGGTGCTCGTCAAGGGCACCGGGCCGGTGCTGGTGCGCACGGCGGCCGCGCTGTCCGCACGAGGGATCGAACCGGAGGACCTCGACGTCGAGCGCCCCTCCCTCGAAGACGTCTACCTCGGGCTGACAGAGGGGCACGCCGGCGCCGAACGACCGCTGGCAGACTCCTGATGCGAACTCTGCGAACCATGACAGCCGTCGAGTTGAAGCTGTTCGTGCGTGATCCGATGACGATGGTGTTCACGTTCGTGTTCCCGCTGGTCGTTCTCGTCGTGCTCGCGGGGGTGTTCGGCAACACTCCGGAGACCGCTGAGGACGGGGTAATCGCCTTCCGTGGCGTCGGTCCGACGGACTACTACATCCCGGCCTACATCGCCCTCACGATCGCGTCGGTGGGGCTGATCGCGCTCCCGGTGCGGATCGCGTCCTACCGTGAGCTCGGCGTGCTGCGCCGCTACCGGGCATCGTCTGCACCGCTGCGCAGCGTGCTCGGCGCGCAGCTCCTCGTCATGCTGGTGCTCACCGCCGTCGGTTCGATCCTCCTCGTGGCCCTGGGGTTCGTTGCGTACGACATCGCCGCACCCCACGCTCCCGTCCTCGTCGCGGCCGGGTTCGTGCTCGTCGCCGCGGCGTTCGCCGCGATCGGGTTGCTCCTCGGCGCGTTGATGCCGTCGGCGCGCGCCGCGCAGGGCCTAGGGCTGATGCTCTTCTTCGTGATGATGTTCCTGAGCGGCGCCGGGCCGCCGCGCGACGTGATGAGTCCGGGGATGCACGCGATCGGCAACGTCCTACCGCTCACCTATGGCATCGAGGTCTTGCAGGACCCGTGGCTGGGCCTCGG encodes:
- a CDS encoding ABC transporter permease is translated as MTAVELKLFVRDPMTMVFTFVFPLVVLVVLAGVFGNTPETAEDGVIAFRGVGPTDYYIPAYIALTIASVGLIALPVRIASYRELGVLRRYRASSAPLRSVLGAQLLVMLVLTAVGSILLVALGFVAYDIAAPHAPVLVAAGFVLVAAAFAAIGLLLGALMPSARAAQGLGLMLFFVMMFLSGAGPPRDVMSPGMHAIGNVLPLTYGIEVLQDPWLGLGWNHVSALVMVATAALAGLAAFRFFRWE
- a CDS encoding ABC transporter ATP-binding protein; translated protein: MARFLDDADLTISVAGLRKSYGATLAVDGVDLAVRRGEIFGIVGPNGSGKTTTVECIQGLRTPDEGILNVLGYDPVRDRSQLRTRVGCQLQDSALPERIKVWEALDLFASLVPDPADTDLLLEDWGLKQKRSAAFAELSGGQRQRLFVALALVNRPELVFLDEMTTGLDPAARRVAWELIREVRSRGSTVVLVTHFMDEAEHLCDRVAVVRAGRVVACDSPAALVSRFASGMTVTFSCRETDLGWLGHLQGVSEVRREGDRVLVKGTGPVLVRTAAALSARGIEPEDLDVERPSLEDVYLGLTEGHAGAERPLADS